Genomic segment of Gloeocapsa sp. PCC 7428:
TAAAGGCGTGACTTTCTGCTCAAACGTTCGGTTATTGAACTACTCAAGGGTTCATTTAGTTGGTGTCATAACGGGCTAACGACTGCATAATCATACCTCAAACACATGAAGCCTTTGCGCAGATTACCAATATGAAAAGAATTGCTTAATTAATTTTATTCTCAATATGGCTAAGGACTTACTCATCACGTATCTTTGTTGATGCTGAAATTTAGCTTTCAATTCAAAATCACATAAACATCATACAAAAGTCATATAGAGTTCGTATTCTTGATCGCCATTCTTGTCTTTGTCACCTTTATACATAAAAATAAAAAGAACACTAAGTGTTATAATATTACCAAAAGCTACGCTCAAACTTCAAAACAATGAATAATTAGTTTGCATATATGTTTTGCTTCTTCTAATAGAACTAAATTTAGTTTTAATATCTCTAATTGACAAGTTTACTCAATAATGAGTTGATTCAAATCATTTAAAAATAATACATGAAGGTTTACTTATTTAATTAATTAAACTTTTTACCGCTAACTTAAAATAAAAAGATGAAATATATTAAATGCAATAATGATGCGTAATTTCCATATTTTGTAAAGATTTATATAAAATTGGATGCTGCAATTTTGATAAAGAGAAAGCCACATTCTTAACCTAAGATTATTGTTTCAACCTTATTTAGAGGGTATTTTGTGAAGCGAATTCTTATCACAGCATAACAACTGTTAATATTGGTGCTATTTTAGTATCGCTACATCTGTAAATATAAATTTCTAGATACTTTAAGACGATTCAAATTAGCTGCTTATTTAGTTAAGTAGTTTTGATTTTGATAATCATTATAAACCAAATCATTAAGCTAGGATAAAAAAGTGATACAACATACATTTTAGTGATACGATGGCTCTAAGTACAGATAGCACGGGCTTTATTAATGATTACAGTTAAATTAAATTATCAATTTATTTGAGTTTAAATAACACTCATTACTTATAAAAAAAAGGTTATGCTTACAAGCAATATTATCTTAAACATAGTATATTCTTTAGAGATAGCTGACTGAGTTGGATTATCCTATGTTCATCATAGATATAATGTTTATAATATTTATTAAATCCTACACAACTAATAATTCAAGCTCCACTACACGAGGTCAAATAACAAGAGTATTATTTAATTGAGTTACTGTGCTACGCTTAACTAATGGTCAATAACTATTTTCCGCTATCACACGGTTTGGATGGATATTATGTGTCATGAGCAGTAAAATTTGTAAAATATTTTTTACTTAATAGATTAATTGTTTCAGCAATAACTATTCAAGGATACATAGTAAACTTTAGTACTGAATAAAACTTTGTAGATATCGAATAATCAATCAAAGGGACGTCTTTGAAGCGTCATAAAAAAGCTGCTTTCTATAACTATTAGTGCAGAGCTTAGCTACGACATTCGTAAGATAAAGTTTCGTCTAAATGAGTTAAGTAGTACTTTAATATACATAGCTAACATGGTACTTGCTAAAAAGCATATTTGAAGCTATCGCAGTTATCGTAGTTTTAGTATTTTGTAATACAGCGCTCTTTAAATATTGTTATGTAATCTTTGAGGTAGGATGTTTGACAACATACCTTTATATGTGATAAAGACAAAGTATAAAACATACTAAACATGTACTTAAAAAGCACAATGTAATTAAATAAACTTACTTTTTTTGAACACATAGCGAATAATCAAAAGTAGCATAGATACTACATTGTAGCTATGAAGCAAGTTTCTTTTATAAAATATATAAATAAAACTTATATAATAGGGGGAGTTGAGAATAGTGGCTTTTATACTAACTTACCAACGGATTACAGGTTGTAAATTATCTATTCAATTAGTAAGATTTGTAAATCAGCTAAGGTTGGCAATACTCAGTTAGTTAAGAAATGTAATTGTCAAAAAGCTAGTAGAACCAATTGAGTTGATGAATAAAGCTACTGGAATCAAAAATACCAACAAACTATATTTGACTTGGCGGTTTTTAATTTAGATACGTGCAACCACGGCTGGAAAATAAAAAGATTAAAATTATTTATCTTTTGTGAATCTTGAAAATTTTTAATAAAAAGACCTGACAACTTATAAAATAAATCTGAATAAAATGAAAATATCAATAGAAGAAGCACTAGAAATAGTGGAAAAAGTAACTCACCAAGGTGGTTTAAGTAAAGTTCAAGAGATTGTATTTCGGCAATGTTGGGAAGGGAGTTCTTACCAAGAGATTGCGAGAAACTCTGGCTATCAATTAGGTTATATTCGAGACGTTGGTCATAAGCTGTGGCAATCTCTTTCAAAAGCTTTCGGTCAAAGAATTACGAAAACGAACTTTCAGCGAATTATTAATCAGTATCAATTAGCTGCATCATGTCCGACAGATAAATGCCAAGCGTCTCCTGCAAGTGCTTTTAGTTTACCGACGCTGCAACAAAGCACAGTAAAGTATAAGCAAGAGTGGAAAGAGATAATTGATGTTTCTAAGTTCTTTGGTCGTACAATTGAACTAGCTAATTTAGAAGAATGGATTGTCAGCGATCGCTGTCGCGTTGTATCGCTGAGTGGAATGCCAGGAATTGGCAAAACATCTTTAGCCGCAGTGTGTGCCGAAAAGATACAACATGAGTTTGAGTATCTCATTTGGCATAATGTGCGTAATGCCCAGCCGATTAAAGAACTGTTAGCAGAGATCATTATATTCTTAGGGCAGCAGCCAGGAATAGAACTACCGCAAACAATTGATGGCTTACTCGCATGTTTGATGAAGTATTTAAGGCAGCATCGCTGTTTGTTAATTTTAGATAACTACGAGTCAGTTTTACAAAGTGGCGGAAAAGCTGGACGTTACCGCGATAATTATGAAGGCTATGGGCAATTGTTGCGACAAGTTGCGGATGAACGACATCAAAGCTGCTTGTTACTAACGACAAGAGAGTTACCTATTAGTTTAAATGTCAAAGCTGGTGATAATTTACCTGTGCGATCGCTACAATTAAGTGGCTTATCACCAGAACCCGCCTGTGAGATTTTGGCGGCGAAAGGTTTAATTTTTACTAACAAAGAAGCACGCGAGTTGGTTGAGCGTTATTCGGGTAATCCACTGGCTTTGAAGATTGCTGCTGCATCAATTCAATCTTTATACAAAAAAAATGTATCCAAGTTCTTATCGCAAGATCGAATTGTCTTTGGAGAAATTTGGGATCTGTTAGAACAACAATTCAATCGTTTATCGAATCGCGAGAAGCAAGTGATGCTGTGGTTAACAAATCAAGATCCACACTTGCTACACATCAATGAAAATGACTTACCTGGATTATCTATCAGAAACGTGTTAGAAGCTTTGCAATCGTTACAACAGCGATCGCTCATCAAAAATGATTCGTTTTGCTTTACTCAGCCTAACATGATCTTAGAGTACATCAAAGAAGTAACGCACTACAAAAGTGAATCCAGTATTCTTAAATTTACAAGTGTACCATCAGAATTAAGTCAGGTGCCCACACTTAGTAAAAAGCAAGGGTAGATAGATAGCTGTAAAGCTGTCTTTTGTTTCAACTGCATGAGGTAGAAAAGTAGGTTGGGAAACTTTCCAGCCTATCTTTTATTATATTAAAATCGTCTTCGGTTAGATAACCAGATCAGGTTTCTTGTTAGTTCACCTTTACCTTTGCTTATCACTTTAATCCTCAGTAATTAACCTGCTTTCATCCGACTTGCCAACAAATCATTTTCTTTATTGTGTATTGATTATTCTGGTAATTATCAGTAATTACCGTATAGGTATTTCTTGATATTAGATCTAGTATTTATAAAAATTATTTAGTTTTATAGCTTTATTGACTATTCCATAGAACTTTCAGCAAGTATGTATACGAAAAAATTTTTAGCCGTTGAGAATGAAAAGATTATAAAAGCAATTAGAGAGAATGGTTACTTCGTATTTGAGGAAGCTCTTACCAAAGAATATGTAGAATCTATTCTACAAGAAGTAGATTTTGAAAAAGTTTTAGTTAATACAAATGATGTAGGAGTCGTTTTCAGCGGTTCGCAAAAATTCTTGACGCATTGCCTGGCTAAATCTAAGAAAGCATATGATGTCATTACATCCAGTAAAGTTTTAGATATCTGCAACAAATACTTCTCGCATAAATTCTTATTAGTAAATCATCGTATTTATCAAACTCAAGCCTCGCATTATATGCCATGGCACACTGATAATAATCGGCAAGTTGGTTATCAACTTTCTGAAAAACACAATATGTCAGGATTGCTTTTTCTTTTTTATCTTTCAGATGTCACAAAAAATGCTTTTCAGATCGTTAGAAACTCACATCATTGGGCAGACAACTATAACCATGAGATTTATTTGAGTGAGAGTTTTATCAAGAAATTTGAGAAAGATATTGTTACTTTACAAATGCCGCAAGGAAGTTTAATTATTTGTAATACCCATGTTATTCATCGAGCAGAACCTCTTGACAACAAGAATTATGTGAGAAAGACATTGCTATTTCAAGTTGATGAAGTTGGTGATGATTTGGAGAATGTAGGACATGGGGAACCAAATTTGATTAATACAGAATATTTAGATAATCTTAGCCCCGCAGTCGTAGAGTATTTAGGATTTGGTCGCCCGCGAAATTATCCAACTTATCCTTATAGTTCGGTATCTACAATATCAAATAGGGAGCTTGTGGCGTTGCAAAAGCAGTTGTTACTCACTTTATTTAAAGCAATTCCCAAAAAAATGGTTGTTGCGCTTGTATCTTATAGAGTGATTATTGCTGCTAAAAGAATGATGTGGAAAATCAAACACAACTAAAATTATGAATCTGATTCTAAGGGCTGCTCTAGTGCAGCATCTATCCGCTTATTTGATACATTTGGTGTAAAGCATAGCTGATAAAATTTTTGTTCGAGTTGCTGTAAAACTTTCTCTTGTTGCCAGTTATTGAGCGTAAACTGACGTGCAGCTTTACCTAATTCAGTGCATTGCTCTGGATGATTTGCTAAAATCACGAGTGCTTCGGTTAAAGCTGTAATATCTCCTGGAATAACGGTCATTCCACAACTTTGTAGAACTTGCGCAATTTGAGTACCTGGGTGTACAGTGGCGATCGCGGGTCTTCCTGAAGCACACATACCTTGCAGTTTAGAAGGCATAACTAAATCGGCTGCGGTGGGTAACTGCGGAAGTAAGTGAACATTTGCAAGATTTAATAAATCATTCAATCGGTGTACGGGTTGCAAATTGAGAAAGCGCACATTCGGCATTTTTTTTGCCAACTTTTGCAGGTGCTTTCTCGCAGAGCCTTCGCCGCAAAGAACAAAGAGTATATTGGGATAATCAGTGGCGAGCATTTGTGCAGTAGCAAGTATTACCTCAAGTCCTTGCTTTTCTCCCATACTACCGGAATATAAAGCAACAAAAGTATCTGATGCGATCCCCAGTTCCGCACGCAAGGCGCTCGTATGTTGCAATGGATAAATTGTTTTTGTATCTACCCAGTTAGGAAAATAGACACATTTATATATCAGTACTCCTTTGAGCTTGAGTCGTTCTAACATTTTTTCTGAAATTGTTGAGACACGATCAAAGCGATTTGTCAGCCAACGTTCGATTGTCGATATTAAAGAACGAACAATTCCTGAAGACGGCAAAAGTCCTAAATCAAATCCTGCATCAATTTCAAAATCTTGAATATGTAGCCACGCTTTAGCACCACTTACGCGACTTGTTACCAAAGCCCCTACAACACAGAAAAACGCTGGTTCGACGACAAACACAACATCCGGTTGCCAGTTTAACCCTTGCCATAACACGACAGGAAAGCTGGCGATCGCAAATGAAGCTAGATGTAAAATGCGTTTCAATCCGCTTGGTTTGTGTGGAACCCATAACGGACAGCGCCAGACTTTAACACCTTTTAAAAATTCAGTACAGTAACGCCAAGGGGAGAAACCCGCGTCTACTCGCCACGCTGGGTAATAGGGTAAGGCTGTGACGACTCGCACTTCGTGTCCTTGCGCCGCTAGCCACTCGGTCATCTCTCCTGTATATTTACCAATGCCAGTTAGTTCAGGAGTATAGTTAAGTCCATATACAAGTATGCGCATATTGCGTTTAGCTCGATTTGTGAAAATTTGCATAAATCATCTTTGAGCAGCGACATCTGCTTAACTGCTGGCTCTGTTAATGAAGAAGTAAAAGCTTTGTTTTGCGGAGTATTCGATGACCCTGCGGGGTTTCGTATTAAATTTTGCTCAAAACGCAAGCCAGATTGAGGTAACAGCGATCGCTAAGCAATTAGACAAAAGAACCATTTTGAGGATTCTAAAAAAGCTTATTTCGCTTTAGCTATTTCTACAAGTAGGTAATCTCATTATTAAATCATAGGAAAATCAGATGTAAATCATCCGCGTACCCTATGTCTATTGCAATGCTTACTTAAGTTTTAGTGACTTGTCAAAACCACAGTTTGCTTTTCCCTTCTACGTAAAGGCTGGGCAGGACATCCTGTACAAATCATCATTGAAGGAAGCGAGCGAAAAACGCTACTACACGCGCCTACTACTGCACCTTTCCCGATGGTAACTCCAGGTGCAACAAACACATTTGTCGCTAGCCAAACTTCATCCTCAATGCGTACTGGCTTAGCAAAGATATCAAAAGATGGAGAATTGTAATCATGACTGGCAGCACAAAGATACGAACGTTGAGAAATGACAACATTGTTGCCAATCGCTATGTCGCCCAAACTATACAAAACCACATCGTCACCAATCCAACTGTAATCACCAATCTGAACTTTCCAAGGATAAGTGATTCTTGCGGTAGGTCGAATTAACACTTTTTGCCCAACAGTTGCACCAAAAGTTTTGAGTAGCCATCGTCTCCAAGCATACATAAACTGTGGCGATAAACCAAATAAAGTAGACTGGACTAACCACCAAAGTTGTACATACCATCCTGGTTTGCCGCGAAAATTTTGTGGTAATCTAAATTCTTTGAGATTTTGTATTTGATAATCCATAAACTTAAAGTTCGATAAAGCTTCATTAACTTATTCAGTTTTTCGTTGAATTAGCACGTTTAATTTAAAAGATTAATCTACCTCATGCTGTTTGTATTAATGGCATTTAATAAACTTTCTGCTGCTTGGTGAATCTCAAACGTTCGCGTGAAACAATCTTTAGCCTTTTGTCGCATACATTGTTGTTCTTGAGGCGACATCGCTAACCACCTGTGTAATATTTGTGTAGTGCCATTGAGATCGTCATTAGCAACTAACCCTGCTTCACCTGCTAAAATTTCCCGCCAAATATTCACTTTATTAGAAATCAGAACTGGGGTTCCACACGCCATAGCTTCGGCTACAACAATACCAAAATTTTCTTGATGCGAAGGAAGGATAAAAATCTCCGCCGCATAAAATGCACCCCACTTTAAATCACCTGACAGCATTCCTGTCCAAGTAATCTTTTGACTTATACCTAACTTTTCTGCTTGCTGTTGTAGTTCAGCTTGCCAACCAGTTTGATCGGGACCTGCTATGACAAGATGTAGCGAATCATCAAGGTTTGCAACTTTGGCAAACGCTTGAATGAGAAGATCGCAACCTTTTTTAATATGAATTCTACTGAGAAATAATAATAAGCGTTTATGCGATAGTTGAGGAAACTGATGGAGGAATTGTTGCCGTTGTAACGTTGGGTTCTCTGAAGGTGCTGCTGTACCAAAGTTGACAACAACTTCATGACATTTGTACAACCAAAACGATTGACGGGCTAACAAGCGTTCTTCTTCGCAAGTAAAAAAAACGGCGCGTGCGTCGCGCAATACTTGATAGTCTGCCCAGGGCCAATAAAGCCATTTTTTTAAATGTTTGAGGGGATAAGTGCGTTTGAACCAAGGATCGAGCATTCCGTGGGTAAAGACAAAATAAGGCGTGCTGGTATTGCGTAAAGCCAACCACGTTCCAAAGCTAGAATATTGCCAAATTCCGTTAGCGATCGCACAGTCATAATTACGCGCATTGTGTTTTAGCCACGGTACAAAATTCGCTGAGTACCCATAACCTGTGATTCCAGGTCCTAATGCATGAACTTTCAACGGAAATGTTTTTAACCACGGTGCATCTGGCGAATCGAGACAGGCGACTTCACTTATGCAGCCTCGGCTGTTTAGTGATTCACTAATTTGCTTTACTGCTTCAATTGGTCCGCCACTAGCAGGATTAACCGATGCGATCGTCCAAAGAATTCGCATATTCTAGTTCTTAGTACTAATTAACAAAACCAACTGGACGAGAAAAATATAATAGTTGCTTGGATAAATGCTTAATAGGTCTTGCTGGCACTCCAGCGTATAAGTAGTAAGAATCTGTGTATTTTTTGTTGAGTAAAGATTTTGCTCCAAGCACGGAATAGTCAGGTAACGAACTATTTCCTAATAGTACGCAGTTTGTGCC
This window contains:
- a CDS encoding NB-ARC domain-containing protein; protein product: MKISIEEALEIVEKVTHQGGLSKVQEIVFRQCWEGSSYQEIARNSGYQLGYIRDVGHKLWQSLSKAFGQRITKTNFQRIINQYQLAASCPTDKCQASPASAFSLPTLQQSTVKYKQEWKEIIDVSKFFGRTIELANLEEWIVSDRCRVVSLSGMPGIGKTSLAAVCAEKIQHEFEYLIWHNVRNAQPIKELLAEIIIFLGQQPGIELPQTIDGLLACLMKYLRQHRCLLILDNYESVLQSGGKAGRYRDNYEGYGQLLRQVADERHQSCLLLTTRELPISLNVKAGDNLPVRSLQLSGLSPEPACEILAAKGLIFTNKEARELVERYSGNPLALKIAAASIQSLYKKNVSKFLSQDRIVFGEIWDLLEQQFNRLSNREKQVMLWLTNQDPHLLHINENDLPGLSIRNVLEALQSLQQRSLIKNDSFCFTQPNMILEYIKEVTHYKSESSILKFTSVPSELSQVPTLSKKQG
- a CDS encoding phytanoyl-CoA dioxygenase family protein — protein: MYTKKFLAVENEKIIKAIRENGYFVFEEALTKEYVESILQEVDFEKVLVNTNDVGVVFSGSQKFLTHCLAKSKKAYDVITSSKVLDICNKYFSHKFLLVNHRIYQTQASHYMPWHTDNNRQVGYQLSEKHNMSGLLFLFYLSDVTKNAFQIVRNSHHWADNYNHEIYLSESFIKKFEKDIVTLQMPQGSLIICNTHVIHRAEPLDNKNYVRKTLLFQVDEVGDDLENVGHGEPNLINTEYLDNLSPAVVEYLGFGRPRNYPTYPYSSVSTISNRELVALQKQLLLTLFKAIPKKMVVALVSYRVIIAAKRMMWKIKHN
- a CDS encoding glycosyltransferase WbuB; this encodes MRILVYGLNYTPELTGIGKYTGEMTEWLAAQGHEVRVVTALPYYPAWRVDAGFSPWRYCTEFLKGVKVWRCPLWVPHKPSGLKRILHLASFAIASFPVVLWQGLNWQPDVVFVVEPAFFCVVGALVTSRVSGAKAWLHIQDFEIDAGFDLGLLPSSGIVRSLISTIERWLTNRFDRVSTISEKMLERLKLKGVLIYKCVYFPNWVDTKTIYPLQHTSALRAELGIASDTFVALYSGSMGEKQGLEVILATAQMLATDYPNILFVLCGEGSARKHLQKLAKKMPNVRFLNLQPVHRLNDLLNLANVHLLPQLPTAADLVMPSKLQGMCASGRPAIATVHPGTQIAQVLQSCGMTVIPGDITALTEALVILANHPEQCTELGKAARQFTLNNWQQEKVLQQLEQKFYQLCFTPNVSNKRIDAALEQPLESDS
- a CDS encoding putative colanic acid biosynthesis acetyltransferase yields the protein MDYQIQNLKEFRLPQNFRGKPGWYVQLWWLVQSTLFGLSPQFMYAWRRWLLKTFGATVGQKVLIRPTARITYPWKVQIGDYSWIGDDVVLYSLGDIAIGNNVVISQRSYLCAASHDYNSPSFDIFAKPVRIEDEVWLATNVFVAPGVTIGKGAVVGACSSVFRSLPSMMICTGCPAQPLRRREKQTVVLTSH
- a CDS encoding glycosyltransferase, which gives rise to MRILWTIASVNPASGGPIEAVKQISESLNSRGCISEVACLDSPDAPWLKTFPLKVHALGPGITGYGYSANFVPWLKHNARNYDCAIANGIWQYSSFGTWLALRNTSTPYFVFTHGMLDPWFKRTYPLKHLKKWLYWPWADYQVLRDARAVFFTCEEERLLARQSFWLYKCHEVVVNFGTAAPSENPTLQRQQFLHQFPQLSHKRLLLFLSRIHIKKGCDLLIQAFAKVANLDDSLHLVIAGPDQTGWQAELQQQAEKLGISQKITWTGMLSGDLKWGAFYAAEIFILPSHQENFGIVVAEAMACGTPVLISNKVNIWREILAGEAGLVANDDLNGTTQILHRWLAMSPQEQQCMRQKAKDCFTRTFEIHQAAESLLNAINTNSMR